The Odocoileus virginianus isolate 20LAN1187 ecotype Illinois chromosome 27, Ovbor_1.2, whole genome shotgun sequence genome has a window encoding:
- the EDN1 gene encoding endothelin-1 isoform X1, whose product MDYFPMIFALLFVVFQGAPEAAVLGTELRAGAESGGEKLAPVTPWRPRRSKRCSCSSLMDKECVYFCHLDIIWVNTPEHIVPYGLGSPARSKRSLKDFFPTKATVHRKRCQCASQTDKKCWNFCQAGKELRDQDSMEKAWNNQKRGKDCSKLGEKCLHQQLVAGRKTRRLEAIRNSIKTSFRVAKLKAQLYRDKTVTYNRAH is encoded by the exons ATGGATTATTTCCCCATGATTTTCGCTCTGCTGTTTGTGGTTTTCCAAGGAGCTCCAGAAGCAG cgGTCCTGGGCACCGAGCTCCGCGCGGGAGCAGAGAGCGGCGGGGAGAAGCTTGCTCCCGTCACACCCTGGAGGCCCCGCCGGTCCAAGCGCTGCTCCTGTTCTTCCCTGATGGATAAAGAGTGTGTCTACTTCTGCCACCTGGACATCATCTGGGTCAACACTCCAGA GCACATTGTTCCATATGGACTCGGAAGCCCTGCTAGGTCCAAGCGCTCCTTAAAGGACTTCTTTCCTACAAAGGCGACAGTCCACAGGAAGAGGTGCCAGTGTGCCAGTCAGACAGACAAGAAATGCTGGAATTTTTGCCAAGCAGGAAAAGAACTCAG GGACCAAGACTCCATGGAGAAAGCCTGGAACAaccaaaagagaggaaaagattgTTCTAAGCTCGGAGAGAAGTGTCTTCATCAGCAGCTCGTGGCCGGAAGGAAAACGAGAAG GTTGGAGGCCATCCGCAACAGCATCAAAACATCTTTTCGTGTTGCCAAGCTGAAAGCCCAGCTCTACAGAGATAAGACAGTGACCTACAACCGTGCTCACTGA
- the EDN1 gene encoding endothelin-1 isoform X2 yields MNTLEITGEPSGKESFYSHMVITKITGGVQIWREPLSRHIVPYGLGSPARSKRSLKDFFPTKATVHRKRCQCASQTDKKCWNFCQAGKELRDQDSMEKAWNNQKRGKDCSKLGEKCLHQQLVAGRKTRRLEAIRNSIKTSFRVAKLKAQLYRDKTVTYNRAH; encoded by the exons ATGAACACACTGGAAATTACTGGAGAGCCTTCCGGCAAAGAGTCCTTCTATAGCCACATGGTAATCACCAAAATCACTGGAGGTGTGCAGATATGGCGTGAACCGCTCTCCAG GCACATTGTTCCATATGGACTCGGAAGCCCTGCTAGGTCCAAGCGCTCCTTAAAGGACTTCTTTCCTACAAAGGCGACAGTCCACAGGAAGAGGTGCCAGTGTGCCAGTCAGACAGACAAGAAATGCTGGAATTTTTGCCAAGCAGGAAAAGAACTCAG GGACCAAGACTCCATGGAGAAAGCCTGGAACAaccaaaagagaggaaaagattgTTCTAAGCTCGGAGAGAAGTGTCTTCATCAGCAGCTCGTGGCCGGAAGGAAAACGAGAAG GTTGGAGGCCATCCGCAACAGCATCAAAACATCTTTTCGTGTTGCCAAGCTGAAAGCCCAGCTCTACAGAGATAAGACAGTGACCTACAACCGTGCTCACTGA